A DNA window from Macadamia integrifolia cultivar HAES 741 chromosome 4, SCU_Mint_v3, whole genome shotgun sequence contains the following coding sequences:
- the LOC122075185 gene encoding glycosyl hydrolase 5 family protein-like: MNKPSSLLVITFLVLSPNFLFLLQWPVTALPLYTNSRWIVDESGQRVKLACVNWASHLEPMVAEGLSKQPLDVISKGIISMGFNCVRLTWPLFLVTNRSLASMTVRQSFQSLGLVETIAGVQVNNPSLLDLLLIQAYQVVVSNLAENNVMVILDNQISKPGWCCSNFDGNGFFGDRYFDPDLWLKGLTAIATMFNGTTNVVGMSLRNELRGPKQNTTNWYRYMQKGAETVHAANPNVLVILSGLSFDKDFTFLVKQPVNLTFTGKLVFEVHWYSFSDGKAWESGNPNQVCGSVVNNLMRNAGFLLDQGWPLFVSEFGVDQRGTNVNDNRYLNCFFGVAADLDWDWALWTLVGSYYLREGVLGMDETYGLLDYAWSQSRNSSFLQRLSTLQTPFQGPGISDVRQHKIILHPSTGLCVQRNSIEEPLSLGSCTEPEAWSYTPQNTIVLKGTYFCIQADGLGKKAKLGIICTEANSKWKAISDSKMHLSSNLCNGSTVCLDVDSNNAIVTNPCKCLSRDNRCDPGSQWFKIVNSTRTTRSTSTTARLLPLPNLYEKVRFDQLENVGAVSET, translated from the exons ATGAATAAACCATCTTCCTTACTAGTAATCACGTTTCTGGTACTCTCtcctaattttctctttctactgCAATGGCCTGTGACGGCTCTACCTCTCTATACCAATTCGCGTTGGATTGTGGATGAAAGCGGGCAAAGAGTGAAGCTGGCATGTGTGAATTGGGCTTCACACCTTGAACCGATGGTGGCCGAGGGTCTTAGTAAGCAGCCCTTAGATGTGATCTCAAAGGGGATCATATCGATGGGATTCAATTGTGTTCGGCTTACCTGGCCACTCTTCTTGGTCACCAACCGCTCCTTAGCCTCCATGACTGTCCGGCAGTCCTTCCAAAGCCTCGGTCTCGTCGAGACCATTGCCGGCGTCCAAGTAAACAACCCATCTCTGCTTGATCTTCTCCTCATCCAAGCTTACCAG GTTGTGGTATCCAACCTTGCGGAGAACAATGTAATGGTGATATTAGACAACCAAATTAGCAAGCCTGGTTGGTGTTGCAGTAACTTTGATGGCAATGGCTTCTTTGGTGACCGATACTTCGACCCAGATCTATGGCTTAAAGGGTTAACCGCAATTGCAACCATGTTCAACGGCACCACCAATGTGGTCGGCATGAGTCTAAGGAATGAACTCCGGGGACCCAAGCAAAACACAACAAATTGGTACAG GTACATGCAAAAAGGGGCTGAAACAGTGCACGCAGCAAACCCAAATGTTCTTGTTATACTCTCCGGGTTAAGTTTcgacaaggattttacattccTTGTCAAACAACCAGTGAACCTAACCTTTACTGGGAAGCTAGTATTTGAGGTGCATTGGTATTCATTTTCGGATGGGAAGGCTTGGGAGAGTGGAAACCCAAATCAGGTCTGTGGAAGTGTGGTGAATAATTTGATGAGGAATGCTGGGTTCTTGCTGGATCAAGGGTGGCCACTATTTGTGAGTGAGTTTGGGGTGGATCAAAGAGGTACCAATGTGAATGACAACAGGTACTTGAATTGCTTCTTTGGTGTTGCTGCTGATTTGGATTGGGACTGGGCCTTGTGGACACTAGTTGGGAGTTACTACCTCAGAGAAGGGGTGTTGGGAATGGATGAGACTTATGGCTTGTTGGATTATGCTTGGTCTCAATCTCGGAATTCTAGCTTCTTACAAAGACTTTCTACTCTACAAACTCCTTTTCAAG GACCTGGAATCTCTGATGTTAGGCAACATAAAATAATTCTCCATCCATCAACCGGACTCTGTGTTCAGCGTAACTCAATAGAAGAGCCACTAAGTTTAGGCTCTTGTACGGAGCCTGAAGCTTGGAGCTACACACCCCAAAATACTATAGTGCTTAAGGGGACATATTTCTGCATACAAGCTGATGGGTTAGGTAAGAAAGCAAAGCTTGGAATCATTTGCACTGAAGCTAACTCAAAATGGAAGGCAATATCAGACTCCAAAATGCACTTGTCATCAAACCTCTGCAATGGAAGCACAGTGTGTTTGGATGTTGACTCTAACAATGCCATAGTCACTAATCCATGCAAATGCTTAAGTAGAGACAACAGGTGTGATCCTGGAAGTCAATGGTTCAAGATTGTTAATAGCACAAGGACAACGAGATCAACCAGTACTACTGCCAGACTATTACCTCTTCCTAATTTATACGAGAAGGTTCGATTTGATCAATTGGAGAATGTTGGAGCAGTAAGTGAGACATGA
- the LOC122075958 gene encoding LOW QUALITY PROTEIN: glycosyl hydrolase 5 family protein-like (The sequence of the model RefSeq protein was modified relative to this genomic sequence to represent the inferred CDS: inserted 1 base in 1 codon), producing MKKLYFFSVLLSFLLFSPTTTALPLSTNSRWIVDENGERVKLACVNWISHLPPLLAEGLNKQPIDKIANRITSMGFNCVRFTWPLFMATNKSIASMPVRQSFENLGLYESIAAIQVNNPTFLNLTIIEAYKAVVKRLGDNNVMVILDNHISKPEWCCSIKDGNGFFGDKYFNPQLWLKGLSRMATLFKDTSNVVGMSLRNELRGPRQNVPXWYKYMQKGAETVHAANPNVLTILSGFDFDTDFRFLHKKPVELSFKGKLVYEIHWYGFSDKKAWAAGNSNDVCGRVVNKMKQKSLFLLDKGFPLFMSEFGIDGRGITVNDNRYSNCLFGVAADLDLDWAYWTLVGSHYLRQGVLGMEDTYGLLNWDWCGIRNETLLQRISSLQIPYQV from the exons ATGAAGAAGTTATATTTCTTTtctgtgcttctttcttttctactcTTTTCTCCTACGACTACTGCTCTGCCTCTTTCCACCAACTCAAGGTGGATCGTAGATGAAAATGGGGAAAGAGTGAAGCTAGCTTGTGTGAATTGGATATCACATCTCCCACCATTGCTGGCCGAGGGCCTCAACAAGCAGCCCATAGACAAAATCGCCAATCGAATCACCTCAATGGGATTCAATTGTGTTCGTTTTACATGGCCTCTGTTCATGGCCACAAATAAGTCCATAGCTTCCATGCCTGTAAGGCAGTCGTTTGAGAACCTCGGCCTCTATGAATCCATTGCAGCAATTCAAGTCAACAATCCAACTTTTCTCAATCTCACCATCATAGAAGCTTATAAG gctGTGGTGAAGAGACTTGGAGATAATAATGTGATGGTGATATTGGACAACCACATAAGCAAGCCGGAGTGGTGCTGCAGCATAAAAGACGGCAATGGCTTCTTTGGGGATAAGTACTTCAATCCGCAACTTTGGCTTAAGGGGCTCTCTCGAATGGCGACCTTGTTCAAGGATACAAGCAATGTCGTCGGCATGAGCCTTAGGAATGAGCTCCGAGGGCCTCGTCAGAACGTAC TTTGGTACAA GTACATGCAGAAAGGAGCTGAAACAGTGCACGCAGCAAACCCTAATGTTCTAACTATATTATCAGGTTTTGATTTTGACACAGACTTCAGGTTTCTCCACAAAAAACCTGTGGAACTGAGTTTTAAAGGGAAGCTAGTGTATGAGATTCACTGGTATGGATTCTCAGACAAAAAGGCTTGGGCGGCTGGCAACTCAAACGATGTGTGTGGAAGAGTGGTGAATAAGATGAAGCAGAAATCACTGTTCTTGCTTGATAAGGGGTTTCCTCTGTTCATGAGTGAGTTTGGGATTGATGGGAGAGGCATTACCGTGAATGATAACAGATACTCCAATTGCTTGTTTGGAGTTGCAGCTGATCTGGATTTGGACTGGGCTTATTGGACCCTTGTTGGGAGTCATTACCTTAGACAAGGTGTGTTGGGGATGGAGGATACTTATGGATTGTTAAATTGGGATTGGTGTGGTATAAGGAATGAAACCCTCCTGCAAAGGATCTCTTCTCTCCAAATTCCTTACCAAG TATAG